The following coding sequences are from one Kosakonia sp. H02 window:
- a CDS encoding cold-shock protein: MTNRIHFRCPCCHGSQYRISSFDMTEKNPAGAKCIFCKSAMMTFDNIAALFQTSQVALDFRK; this comes from the coding sequence ATTACTAACCGTATCCATTTCCGCTGCCCGTGCTGTCACGGGTCGCAATACAGAATTTCCAGTTTTGATATGACTGAGAAAAATCCGGCCGGTGCCAAATGTATTTTTTGCAAATCAGCAATGATGACATTTGATAATATCGCCGCCCTTTTCCAGACATCTCAGGTTGCGCTGGATTTCCGTAAGTGA
- the cspA gene encoding RNA chaperone/antiterminator CspA yields MSNKMTGIVKWFNAEKGFGFITPKDGSKDVFVHFSAIQSDNYRTLDENQEVEFTIENGAKGPAAANVVPR; encoded by the coding sequence ATGTCTAATAAAATGACTGGTATCGTAAAATGGTTCAACGCTGAGAAAGGCTTTGGTTTTATTACTCCTAAAGATGGCAGCAAAGATGTATTCGTACACTTCTCTGCAATCCAGAGCGATAACTACCGTACTCTTGATGAAAATCAGGAAGTTGAATTCACCATCGAAAATGGTGCAAAAGGCCCGGCTGCCGCAAACGTGGTACCGCGCTAA